The Bacillus mesophilus genome contains the following window.
TCTCAATAGCCCCCGTATGCTCGTTATATTTTACAGAGATTGTACCAACAGGGCCATTTCGGTTTTTGGAGACGATGATTTCTAAAGAGGAATCGTCGGAGTTTTTGTCATAGTATTTTTCACGATACAGAAACAAGATCACATCGGCATCCTGTTCCACACTTCCAGATTCGCGAATGTCTGACATCATGGGGCGTTTATTGCTTCTCGATTCGACCGAGCGATTTAACTGTGCTAAACAAAGGACAGGGCAAGCAAAGTCCTTTGCCATCGTTTTGAGGCTTTTGGATATTTCGGTGACTTGTAAGTGCGCATTGCCACCATAAAATTGACTAGCTTGAATGAGAGATAAATAATCTATAAAGATAATTGGCTTCTTGTTTGGAAATTGATTCATGATTTTACGTGTTTTTGCTCTCATTTCGGCAACCTTTTGTCCGGCACTATCGAAGAGTTGTATATTGGTTTCATTCAGATTCCCAATTACTTCTGGCCATTTTTCCTTTTGTTTTGGTGTTAGCATGGTCTTCGGGTCTCGCATTTTAGCTCGATTGAAACCACCCGTGGAGGCTATAAGCCTTGAGGTGATTAGCTTTTCAGGCATTTCTAACGAGAAGATAATAGGTACATATCCTCCCCATCCAGCAGCTTTCGCCAAATGAAGCATCACATCTGTTTTTCCCATCGATGGTCTTGCAGCAAGGATGGTAACCTCTCCGTCCTGAAAGCCTCCCGTCATGTTATCGAGCTTTTTAATACCAGTTGTCGCAACTTTCACTTCTTCCTGGTCCTCCCAGGGTGCTTCGTAAATATCCGTGAGAACCTGTTGGATCGACGAGTGATCATGAATTTTAACTTGGTTGATTTTATCCAGTTCTGCTAGCACCTTGGCAATCTCCCAATTATTCAAAGAAGCAATCTTCAGGATGTTTCTTTTTTCCCGTTCCTTCCACACATCAATTAAGACTTCTTCTAGGTCTTCAAACTTCTCAATATCTGCATGCGATAACAAGTCAACCAGGTATGATACCCCACCGAACAAATCAAGTTCAGGTAAGGTGGTTAGTGTAATCAAATCTGCATTTTTACCATTTCGGTTTAGGTGAATCATTTTTCGCATTAATTCTTGGTGAATGGTGCCTTCTAGCTGCTCAGGTCGAATGATTGTATCCTTGATTAGGTAACCCGATTTCATCAAGCTACCCATGAACGTCTTTTCCGCGATACTCACCAGTCCTCACCTGCCGTTAGATCTAATTGAAATTCCTTGGAGGAACCTTTACTTGGCTTGTCTGGTTCAACCAGTTTCCTATGCTCTGTACCCTGCTTCTTATTCTCGTCATATGTATCAATTTCTTCTAACGTCAGAACGGAATCGTTTTCCCAATTTCTTAGAATCCCAACCACATAATTAAGTCTCCTAATATTGCTAGAACAAGCAATCTCCATCGCTTTCAAAATCATGTCCTTCGGTTGTAAAAAGCTAGAATTATATAGCCAGTACAGCAACTGTTGCTTAGCATGAATATTCGAAAACCCAAATCCATTTTGATCCCAAAATTCAACAACCTCTTTTACATCTTCTTTTTTCAAGCTCTCCCGTTCTAGATCAATATCTACACTTGAGTTAAGAGAATGTTGTTGTTGTTTTTTATTTTCTTTTTCTTTTTCTTCTTCTTTTTGTCCACGTATCGTGTATCGACTCGTCAACGTATCGTGGCACGATTCGTCAACTCCCTCGAAATCTTCCAGTTCCCCTTCATCATTCGTACAAAAAGATTCATAGACAGCTAGAATATCTTCCTTATCCACACATTCCGCCACATAAGCAATAAGCGAAGAATCCTCCACATTCTTTAGCTCAGATAAAATACAATCCATCACCGGTTTGCCACCCTTATGCAGGTTATACTTTCCCCAGTTTTTGATGGCAAGCTCTCTCGTGTCCGGATTGTAGCGAATCACCTGGTGCAGCTGAATAAACCGATTCATCAACGCCTCCACACTCTCAATCGAATACCCCATATCAAATGCCATCTGCTTTTTCGTAATCTTATAGATTCCAACCTGAGTCGTATGAGGATTCGTTAGGAGATATAAGAAAAAGTATCGATCCTCTGGGGTCATTTCTTCTGACACTACTGGGTTTAACCAGAAGTCAGTGCGAACCATTCTGTATTTTGCCATTTATACCACAACCTTTTCTATATAAAGTGTCCTTCATATTTGTATATAGGCAAAGATTTATAAAAAGGGGTTGCTGGTGTTTTAAAAATTAAAATAAAAAAATCACCTATCACATATATGTGTAGATGATTTTAGGTCGGGGTTTATATCCCCTTGTTTAAACCATTTATGCTATTTCCCCATTTACCCAACCAAAATACAGATTTACTCCATTTAGTTGGACTGGCCCCACAATTTCATCCTGCTTAGGAGATAATCCCAAAAGCTTCACAAACTCTGCATAATCATCAAACCATTTCCTTTTTTCACTAAAAGAATGAATTAGCATAAGGGAATGATTAGCAGCCACATTCGTCGCTTCAATTAATGCGGAGGCAGTTCTATGTAGTAATTGATATCTTATTTTTAACACACAATCCTCTTGTAAACTGAGTAGTTTCAACAGGTATTCTAATCTTTCTCTTTTACCCTTACTGGGATTATTGCCTAACCATACTTCTACCGTATCACCAAAGGGTTCAGAAACTTTTCCTTCCACCATAATCGTTAAGAGTTCATTGTTTGCATTTGCTAGTACATAAAGGTCATTATGTGAGCTTGCGTTTCCTCCTGGTAAGGAAACCTTGTACTCCGGAAATCCATACAATATCTTTACGTGGTTAAACAGTGGTATTTGACTCTGTTTGAATACGCTGTCAACACAGGATGGGAAATTGCTAGCCTCTTCCCAACAACGAGCTAATTCATATGCAGAATATCCTCTTTTCCATTGTTTCACAGGATCCGCTAGAAACTCTCTCCATGATGTTGCTCCTTTTGAAGGAACATAGAACTTACCCATTATTCCACCTACCCGTTTCTAATTTTTATTGATTAATAGTTTTTAGAAGCAAGATAAAACCTAATCGTCCTAACATATGTCTTCCAATCCTTATAACGCTCTTGGATTTTATTATCTAGAAAGGATTTAATCTGTTTTTCTTCGTTATATATCCCGTCACGTCTCATATTATCAAGTCTATTAATATATTGATCTACAGATATATCCTTTAATTTCATTCCTCCTTTGTCTAATAAATGTTTATGCTTTAGATAATCTTTAAACTCCATTTTTTCACCCTTCTTTCATTAATTATTCGATACAAGGGGACAGGGACTTTGGCCCACTTATAAGA
Protein-coding sequences here:
- a CDS encoding DUF6946 family protein, whose product is MGKFYVPSKGATSWREFLADPVKQWKRGYSAYELARCWEEASNFPSCVDSVFKQSQIPLFNHVKILYGFPEYKVSLPGGNASSHNDLYVLANANNELLTIMVEGKVSEPFGDTVEVWLGNNPSKGKRERLEYLLKLLSLQEDCVLKIRYQLLHRTASALIEATNVAANHSLMLIHSFSEKRKWFDDYAEFVKLLGLSPKQDEIVGPVQLNGVNLYFGWVNGEIA
- a CDS encoding DnaD domain-containing protein — encoded protein: MAKYRMVRTDFWLNPVVSEEMTPEDRYFFLYLLTNPHTTQVGIYKITKKQMAFDMGYSIESVEALMNRFIQLHQVIRYNPDTRELAIKNWGKYNLHKGGKPVMDCILSELKNVEDSSLIAYVAECVDKEDILAVYESFCTNDEGELEDFEGVDESCHDTLTSRYTIRGQKEEEKEKENKKQQQHSLNSSVDIDLERESLKKEDVKEVVEFWDQNGFGFSNIHAKQQLLYWLYNSSFLQPKDMILKAMEIACSSNIRRLNYVVGILRNWENDSVLTLEEIDTYDENKKQGTEHRKLVEPDKPSKGSSKEFQLDLTAGEDW
- a CDS encoding DnaB-like helicase C-terminal domain-containing protein yields the protein MSIAEKTFMGSLMKSGYLIKDTIIRPEQLEGTIHQELMRKMIHLNRNGKNADLITLTTLPELDLFGGVSYLVDLLSHADIEKFEDLEEVLIDVWKEREKRNILKIASLNNWEIAKVLAELDKINQVKIHDHSSIQQVLTDIYEAPWEDQEEVKVATTGIKKLDNMTGGFQDGEVTILAARPSMGKTDVMLHLAKAAGWGGYVPIIFSLEMPEKLITSRLIASTGGFNRAKMRDPKTMLTPKQKEKWPEVIGNLNETNIQLFDSAGQKVAEMRAKTRKIMNQFPNKKPIIFIDYLSLIQASQFYGGNAHLQVTEISKSLKTMAKDFACPVLCLAQLNRSVESRSNKRPMMSDIRESGSVEQDADVILFLYREKYYDKNSDDSSLEIIVSKNRNGPVGTISVKYNEHTGAIENIDENSEQVYG